The segment ATCATTTCATCACCTAATTCAAGTTCTTTGCACAATTCCTTAATGCGCAACCAAGATAGTTTATAAAACTGCATTGgaaaaaaagacaacaaaatatattaaataaataaaataataggaAACTTTAAACTATACCTTTCTTAAGAATAGTTTCAGGGGTATTGATCGTTTATTagcattaatttgtttttgattatCATTATTGGGTTTATCCAAACTGTGTAtggtttctaaaataaaataaaagcagcaatataataaattgtttccgaaagtttgtttaaatttcaattacctTTTGAAGTATTGAATAGATCTCGACGCACAGAGTCGCTTACAGTCGTTGTAGATGTACTAAATGTGTCGTATGCAGAATTCATGGGTGATTGCACTAAACATTTTtggaaatacaaataattaataaacgtaatttctatttattgttGTATCACTTACATTGCGGCTCACTGCTATCAATATTTCCAACTTTAACTTCGGACCACGTTGGCAAGGGTGTGGGCTCTTTTTTGATTAGCTCCCATAAAGGAGAACATTTTTGCCAAGCCAATGATTCTAAGCAAGTTTCCTCGatcaaatttaaatgtttaattaattctCTGTTGAGAACTCCATCATGGCTACGTACAATAATTTCGATTAGTTTGTAAAATTCAAATGCATTAATACTGAAGCAATCTAAGATCCATGGAAATTTGAGTGGAGAATCGTAAGCATCGAGCACAATCTCAACACTGCATGCAATTAATGTCGTATTGAAACTATCCTTTTGAAATAGACTCTTGAGATCGATTGGCTTAattcttatttcaaaatttaaaatcttatccAGCAGATAATAATACAATGATTTCGCCAATTGGAATTTATTTACCGACTCTTCTTTATTGGGAAATTTATTATAGAACAACTTGGACATGAAAATTAATTTCTCttcaattctttttataacatcTTCTCCAGTagattttctaagaaaatcaaaaaaaaaaaatatcattgaaaatttaatttgaattcatttaaaaatgttaccTTATGAATTCAGATAGTTCAGTGATAGTAGAAATTTCGCGTAATTTTTTTACGTTATTTGTTGCATTAGCCACTGGATCGAAAACTCCATCTTTGCTAGGCAAACTTTCTTTGCGTGTATATGGAGTATTTGGCATTAACGATTTAATGTCCTACAAGTATGTGTACTTTagtaaagaattattttttatataaatgtctcTATAAACTTACCGGATGTATATCGATTTTTAAGCCTGATGAATCgtctaaaataaaaagaaataaaaatgtttagataaaatattcccactttttaaaaatgttgctaCAATTCCTTCTAAAGGATCaagtctaaattaaaaaaaaagtgaagACAAGATCCAATCTAGCAGCGCCTCTATGAGCAAACACTGTAAACAATGACACACATTAACGTGGTTTTGAAACAGAAGAAgtatatattagaataatacagggaaattaaaaaaataaatcaaataccTTTTCTTTACATCGAATATAtatgttgtaaaattttctgttttcaaaAATACCGACagtaatttaagttatttttattgttttcttataagaatgttataaatttaaaacaaaaaaaaaacatttttttgcaattttaacaacaagtttTGTTAATATGTACTTGTACATGATGGACTCAAAAGTGGTGAAGatacataaatttaatgtaTATAGACAACTGCATAAGTGTGTTAAAAATGACTTACAAGTCtttcgtttatttttatgaatgcTGTCTGTATTTCGGCCGAAGTTAAAAAGCCGTTGATCAACTACACACTAAAAAAACAACtgcaaaagcaaacaaatacaaaagaaacAGAGACAATAGAGTTGAGAGTGAAAAACAAATCGGAATAACGAATGATCTGTTTCGGAATGTTTCGAGACAACTTATGAAtgattttatagaatttgtgtttatttaaacaaaacatgaaTAAAATACTGTTAGTAcaattaaaagtcgaaaaaatgcaaatatttaatcgcaattatctttttttttcattttttatagacattcatacatattcatgcaacaatttgtaataaattgtaatttctgAATCAAAGCGACATCAACATGCTTTGATGAAggctttcaaaaaattaaatatttattttgtgttttttatgccCTTGTTAAGAAGTTTCTTCAAAATCGTGTTGTATACATGTAAATTGCCAATAATCTTTGCATTCAAAACAATACTATCCGAACTATTGCAACAAAACACAAAAGACAGCTTTTACGTAAAAGTTTGAACTGATCACATTGATCAATCGAGATGTTTTTACTGTCATTAGGTTGTTTTTGCCAAATAATATCAAACTTTACACAACTCCCTACACATCCTGCATatgcttgtttattttttctatctatctatctatctatctatctatctatctatctatctatctatctatctatctatctatctatctatctatctacctgtctatctatctatctatctatctatctatctatctatctatctatctatctatctatctatctatctatctatctatctatctatctatctatctatctatctatctatctatctatctatctatctatctatctatctatctatctatctatctatctatctatctatctatctatctatctatctatctatctatctatctatctatctatcaggGTTATCTTTGTAGCCATTTAAGTATTAttcatatttgaaaaaaaaattataaaaacgaaGATAAAAGGGGTGGCCCAAGGAAAAATCAAGTTTTCACttcaaacaaatgaaaatgaatacatttttaaatgcatttttcgTATGTTTATATATAGTGTATATATATGATCAATACAGAATCGGTGTTGTATGGTTGCATcgttttatgacatacaacgctacaaccaGGATGCACTAAGCAAGGTGAAATCGATaaggcagctgatttttatttgtttattattaaaaagtgcttgggttgtgtcaaaataaattaatttatttttaatctaaaaaattatatttgtgttttctaagcaaaaaaaaattaatttaaaattatgaattaaaatgttcataaaaagtttttaaataagaaaattcagaTGAAGAAGCTTTAAAACATTGTCCTGCTGCAGATACAAGCTAAATGTAATGACAGTTTTGTaggtaatattgtgaaatacacaAGAACTATTTCTTtccaatgtttattatttttcaattttagatatttcattttgacaaaacccaactCTAGACAACAAAAAgttattgtgtttgttgtgtTTGATGCCAAAACACTCCCACCTTAGTTATTACATCATGGCTACAacaatacgacatcgattgtgaattgtacAATAGTGTTTATATATAATAGTGTACTTACGTGAACTGTTGTTATTGATCTTACGATAGTCTAATAAAATTCTCTCATCCAATTCAGCCATATTCAATACGTACTGTTCATAGGCTCCCTTAAGAGATCTTAAATTTCGTTCAAAATTCTTATTTGACACCAGAGTTTCTTCACTACCGTATAATGTCTATAGAAAGAAATAAGTTGATTAAGGTGTTACATAAAATCTTAGCGAAAAAAGACATGAATGACTTACATTAGtgtctaaaaactttttaataatacgTTTAAATGTGTCCTTCATATTTTTAGCGTCATGTGGCGATGCATTAGACATATTACATAATGGTTCTATAATACAATAGTCCTTTAGAATCCTAGCATCAAAGTCTGGCTTTCCCCATTTTGGAGGAGTGCCCACAAATTTGGTGTTAATGAGATCTGGATTTTCAGCCAAGACATTTTTGTAAATCAAATCTATGCAACAAATAAGAAGGTGAAAGGACATTACTATGTCGGTTACTTGACTAACGGGATTTTCGTTTTTAGCACAAAGATATAAACACCAGCaaatttcaaatagttttcCATATGGACACTTGGCTGATCTAAATGCAAATATAAGATTTTAacatagataaatatttatttaagaaattcaaTTTCAGTGACAACTTGTTTAATACCTgaatttgcaatttttcttcTCATTTGGCGGGGGCATAAAAAGCTGCTCGAATATGTCGCTGTAACGCATGAATACATTAGATGTGATGTTATAGCTACGCtccattttattaatttgatttagGAATGACTCCGGCAATTTAGCCATGTCATGCCACTTTCTCATCTTTGATGTAAACTCATGTATACTATAAAATCATAATTAGTTCAAGttgtttatttacatatgtatgtatagaaaTTCATTCATAGCAAATACTTATACACTTGATACATACCCTATGCTACAACTTCGCAAAAGTTTAATAACTGATATACAGTTGCCCAACACCACGTCATTGGAGCCACCTCCTACAGTGGGCGTATAAGATTCTCTACAGGCCGCATACAATGAGCAACAAAACCAGTGTAATTGATCTCCCTTTTAAGTCCAGGTCAAATAAAAAATGGCACCATAATgcgtaattaatattaatatattgataTTGTTAATTTATGGCTTCCAATAAAGGAATATCTACACTTGTACGTTTGTGCGTATacataaaaccaaaaattgCAACTACATACCTCTAGGgaataaattttggaaatttcaatatatttcttcCATGACAACTCCTCTGTCTCCCTGTCCATATTAAGTTCACGACACAAATCTTCATACTTTGAACGTATGGGATCGTTACCATCTCCTCGAGATTGGGTCATAGTTATTAGATGGTCTGTTTCAATACTATATcttgaagaaaatttaacacttttttgtttttttgtcaattttcactTGGATTAATACATTGAAGATCCAATAATTTGTCAATTCTTTTTTGTCGACAAATTCGttagtatttattttctttagtttttatttatttcacaatTTACACGACCAAAATTGGCCTCAAATTAAGACGATTCTTTGGAATAacagagaaaatttttttatttcgcctcccttaaaaaagaaaaacaaatgtcACAAAGAAAAAGGCGCGAATACAATAATAAATGATGAGGTGGTTTAGCAACTGATATATAATGGAAAGAATTATGACAGGGTAACACGAATATAAAACAATTGCATTTATTTTGTATCAATTGATGCCTAAACACAATTGGAGCGGGTCGTTTTTTactgttatacaaaataaacaaataatttcatattagttttatttttttttcatttattaatttttttattaatttattgtagATTTAACTAATTTGTTTCTTATTGTGAACA is part of the Lucilia cuprina isolate Lc7/37 chromosome 3, ASM2204524v1, whole genome shotgun sequence genome and harbors:
- the LOC111681044 gene encoding retinoblastoma family protein, which gives rise to MTQSRGDGNDPIRSKYEDLCRELNMDRETEELSWKKYIEISKIYSLEGDQLHWFCCSLYAACRESYTPTVGGGSNDVVLGNCISVIKLLRSCSIGIHEFTSKMRKWHDMAKLPESFLNQINKMERSYNITSNVFMRYSDIFEQLFMPPPNEKKNCKFRSAKCPYGKLFEICWCLYLCAKNENPVSQVTDIVMSFHLLICCIDLIYKNVLAENPDLINTKFVGTPPKWGKPDFDARILKDYCIIEPLCNMSNASPHDAKNMKDTFKRIIKKFLDTNTLYGSEETLVSNKNFERNLRSLKGAYEQYVLNMAELDERILLDYRKINNNSSHDSSGLKIDIHPDIKSLMPNTPYTRKESLPSKDGVFDPVANATNNVKKLREISTITELSEFIRKSTGEDVIKRIEEKLIFMSKLFYNKFPNKEESVNKFQLAKSLYYYLLDKILNFEIRIKPIDLKSLFQKDSFNTTLIACSVEIVLDAYDSPLKFPWILDCFSINAFEFYKLIEIIVRSHDGVLNRELIKHLNLIEETCLESLAWQKCSPLWELIKKEPTPLPTWSEVKVGNIDSSEPQLQSPMNSAYDTFSTSTTTVSDSVRRDLFNTSKETIHSLDKPNNDNQKQINANKRSIPLKLFLRKFYKLSWLRIKELCKELELGDEMISKIWTLFEYSITQKTELMQDRHLDQIFMCAIYLYIKVGEVNGKLFRDIMKFYRKQPQATSSIYREVFIKVLDSGEKKLGDIIQFYNEIYMQKMTPYAWNFSRKQDKPERELLLSPHPPEKQNFPRQISNNHSLYVHSIEKNELDKYTASPNQLTFQFSRSPGKELEKMSAITSKGKRAFTLIELSDLDRKRARGSGNQALLKIMKDRQEERN